From a region of the Lactuca sativa cultivar Salinas chromosome 4, Lsat_Salinas_v11, whole genome shotgun sequence genome:
- the LOC122197561 gene encoding secreted RxLR effector protein 161-like, which translates to MALIITTENSCNKLDEWIIESGCSNHMKRDKKEPILNIAHIGEVSFSSSNNKKEPILKGVYHVPSRKLEDPTMYIKIVGNLIYLTLIRPDIAFIVGVLSRYMQTPRKPQLDAIRRVIRYVKTTLSYGVFFKRDSECKLPRYCDAEYEGDVNTQ; encoded by the exons ATGGCTCTTATAATTACAACTGAGAACTCATGCAATAAACTCGATGAATGGATAATTGAATCTGGTTGCTCGAACCACATGAAAAGAGACAAGAAAGAACCCATTCTTAACATTGCTCATATTGGTGAGGTCAGCTTCTCATCAAGCAACAACAAGAAAGAACCCATTCTTAAGGGTGTTTATCATGTACCCA GCAGAAAATTGGAAGACCCAACTATGTACATAAAGATAGTTGGCAACCTTATATATCTCACCCTAATAAGGCCCGATATTGCCTTTATTGTTGGTGTTTTGAGTAGGTACATGCAGACTCCAAGAAAGCCACAACTTGATGCAATTCGAAGAGTGATAAGATATGTGAAAACTACTCTTAGCTATGGGGTTTTTTTCAAGAGGGATTCTGAATGCAAGTTACCTAGGTATTGTGATGCCGAATATGAAGGAGATGTTAATACTCAATGA